tgtcCCCAAATACTGGGGCCTCTAATGAATTCCTGGTGGTCCACAAGCATGCcacttaataataattataatatacaatGCCTTGTAAACTAATATAAACTCTTTACAAATGCTCTCATATGACTGAATTGCATGTGGTTCATTACAATTTAGAACtgtactatatttttttcttaaatactgTTACTTCAGAAAGTCATTGGTCATGTTGGGTGGTtcctttccttctcttcgctggCTTTAGATGATCTTTCCCAGAAGCGGGCACTTGGTCTAGCATGTTTTTCCTCCAATACCTTGTTCTGGGTTATGTTTTCAGGAAGATCACAGGGCAAAATTCATCTCTATTCAGTTTACAGCGTGGTGGTGGAGCATTCTCTCCTAATTTACAGTGGACTTTCTCCACGGATAGTCCTTCTAAGTCACCAGGAAGATCTGTATTTGAAGTGCCTTGTGCTTCTCTAGGAGCCTGTCTACCTTCCCTGGATTCTCTGTCCCTGGACTAATTAGCTAATTGTGTCCTCCATGGGCAATTATTTCATCTTGGTATACTGGGGGCTTCAATAGCATACTACTTATGTAAGCATGTTTATATAAATCCAGCTACCGAAACATTGTGTCCCGCTGTCCAAGTTTCCCGTAAGCTACACAAGCCACTCAATGCAAATGGGTTAGCCGTTTGGGAACGCTAAATTGTGTTTATGTGAATAGATTCAATTACTCACTGTTGCAGGTCACTTTGTTATCGGCGCACGTATACGAATAGAATTCCATGTACGGGTTGTCAAAGATCGCATTACAGTTGGCGGCAGTCTTGTATTCACTATAGCAATTATCATGAATTTGACAGCATCTATGATAAAATAGATCACTTTAAGAAGGGAGTACAGCCAATTATGTACGcaaaaaatatgttactgtaaATTTCGTATCCCTTAAAGGGACTATCCAACCATCGTTTGCACTTTATTGCATGGTTCCTTTTAATTTTGAGAGGTCCATTTGCAGACGCATGCAGTTGTACCCCATAAGCTAAGTGCTTGGTTAAACTCCCTGCGTGTGATATGTACCTCTCCAGTGCCGGCTAGGGGGATGCTGCAGGAAGGGGTCTAATAAGACCCTTGTGCACATTTGTGGAAAGCCCTTCCATTGAAGGAATCAGCTGGGACACTTTCCTGCCAATGATTGATcgcttcaaacagccaatcagtggcaagaatagttGGAGTATGGAGAAGGAGGGCAGCCTCTACCAtgtcaggtaagtgctttatttttataaaaaaaagtataataaagtaTTCACAAGGTGAGTAATTACTTTTATATGTATGCTTCTTCACAGGGGGTGCCCCTTTAATCTATGCAGCAGCCACAGTGGGCTTTACTCCTTGTTTCCCTTTTTaggcattaaaaagaaaataccacCCTTTGCCCCACAAAACCCTTCCTCTCTCTTTCATTCATAGAGTAATGAACTGAAGACACAAAAATCCATGTAGTGAGGGAGTCTGAAATGTTCATACAATTGAGGACCAAATGTAAGTCCCATTTTGGAATATGATCTAGAACTGCAAAAAGAACACCTGTCCTTAAAGgcttcttcttctcttcttcttgatCCCTCACCTATCCTGGTAAGTGAtgagtggtcttatcaccataggaaCTGATGCAGTTGATCCAAATCAGCAGAAACATTTCatgggttgctatggtgatatgaTCACGTTTCAAACTTTACACCCCAAAAAATACCTGAAATAATCCAACAACAAAATAGTCACTGAGTTGCTATAAATGTCCAGAAAACACGGGGTAAGTgtacaatatgtatttattttccagATGCTGAGGTGAAGACAACGATAACATCGTTGAATAGGTGAGAATTTCTGATTACACTTACATGTCCAGGTCATCCACGGGTGTACCCGAGCCCCCCAGTCCGCAGTAGCATCCGTAGTCGTTATAATGATCCAGAGGTTTGCTGTTAGGTATCGTGCATTTAATCATCGACCTGAACTGCAGGAGATTTCTGCCCTGGGGGTGGCCAGAGACTACCGACGCTGTATCGGGTAAAGAGAATAAGAGCATGAAATGAAAAGAGTATCTTTGGATGAAATTCACTAGATGTGTTCTatacaaatgtattatatacataagCTTTATTTTCCGTGTTTCCCTTTTTTAAGCAATGAGAGTTTTTTGAGGACAGGTGCATTGTAATTTAGTCACTTGGTAGCCTCAACGTTTACATCAAGGGTTTGGTTGACTAAATAATGAGTTGTATTTTTCAGAAATGGCCAAAGCCTTATACTACAGTGAAATGAAATTCTTCTCACCACATGGCACAGGTAAGTCAATCGTCCCCACTTACAATAATGTTTATCCTGTGAGCTGCTTTTTGTTTAAACGGGCGTTTGCAATCAGTAAAGAAAGCAGTGCAATATCTGACGCTCCCTTCACGATGATACCCGATGGAGGAAATTCAAATTACGTAATTCTAATTATTTAGCAATAATGGAAGTTTGTTATTTCCCTTTAAACTTGCGTGTAGGTAACGTAGAAGTTCCAGGTCTGTTGTAAACGTGCATTACAATCTCGCTAATCTAGTTCTCGATTTCCTTAACAAGGAGCAGAATATCtggaatgcatgttttttttgttaattataatGGTATGAATGGTCCAAACTAGAATAAAAATTATGCATGGGGCTGTAAATGCCACATAATGACAGCATTCACCATACATAGATGGTAGCAGAAGAAAAGATATAGTTGGCTCCTCTAGGCTGCCCTGTTTGAATCACATTTTACTTATTCATTTTAAGTGGTGATGTGATGTTTTGGCTGCCTACGAAGATAAATTGGTAATGTTGTTTAACACTAATAAACACAAAGTTATGCATTTGTCAAGTAAAACAATGACATAAGAATGTTACCCAAACTGTTACCTTTCACTGTTGCTACTTTTAAGATGAAATACGATTATGTAAAAAAGAAACTGGTGCAAAAGTAGTGTGTTGCCATAATACCAAACATTAGAAATCTCTCACCTATATTAAGCAGAATACTGAGTCTAAAGGGCCGGCTTACTGAATTGCTGCTGCAAGATTAATTAGAGTTTGATAATTCCTTTGTTGGATGATTTATCTGCTTTATGTATAAACATGTTAGAAAGATGGTATCCTTCCAATAAATAAGAGCAAATTGGTCAACTTTTTTCTACCTTCTTAAACAGAAATATTCTAAATTTGTTCCCATaaaactaatataataatataaactaaTAATGATCCTTTCAGAATTTATCATGGTGGTAAaattctgctttacagaaagggtaatAGATTCTAGAAACTTCATTCAACCCCATGACGTGCCAGGTACGTCAATTGTCGGTaaccatatgtttttttatagtgaCATACCCAGCACATCAATTGTCACAAAGAGGGTAAAGTTTTATATACAATTGGTAAAACTCATTATttcacatgtaaaaaaattacacttaataaagttttactagtcTTAAACCGTGATGTAATAATTATAgagttaattaaaattaaaaacattattaatatttaacaaatacTTTAAGATTAACATGTGACATGCTGTTCCAAAGGAACATATAATTAAACAGAGTTAAAAAGTTTCTTTGTAAATAAAGGGGAATAGCATTTGCTGAGATCAATACAAAAGACAGTGTACGTTTACATTAACCTGGAAACCACCACAAGAGCCTAAGCAACATAATAATATTCAGGCCAGGCCTCTTTAGActacaacaaaaaataagaagGTAAAAGCGCTAAGAACAgtaaaaacagcaataaaatgTCCGTACGGTcggtaaaaaatataaaattataaaattagcaCATACGCGTTTCACCTACTAAATAGGCTTCCTCTGAGGTGAAACGCGTATGtgctaattttatatttttactgaacttttaatgatttttaaccagaaagctgaaaataaatacgtttttttaaaaacattattttattttctgctccTGATATCCTAATGTTTTAAACACGCAAGTTGCAACATCTGACCTGCGACcactatatccttggtggggatcattccacctacgccagaaggtgtgagcaatccatttattgctcaccatattgtgagtacatagtgaactgtttttatttgttttattcatttgatatatacagaaagcactatttctatttctgtttaacttttCATGTGCACCTCATCctgagaaggaaagaaagaacgACACAGGACTGCTGTTAACGATATCCCCAAGGCAAGGATTGTATCGCCCATACAAGTATTTTGGGACTAATTGCTAAAGTCCCCGAAAAATGTGAGTACCCATTCTTTTACCACACGGTGCCAGCCACATATTATACTACTATAACTTTCTTCTTGTCTATGCGCAACCACTATCCTCTGTGACCTCTTTAGACTACCGGTTTATTGTTTCAATACGTGATGTAGAGGTCCGTGAATGAGTTTATTTTACATGCCTATCCCCAACTATAACTTACGCCCCCCTAAACTGTTTCTCAAACAATAAAGAACATTAATATGCCCCTtgtgttaatatataataaaacaaaacctttaGAAGAAGGCagttaaatctgaaatcatGTAGCAGCCTCTAGTTCGACATCTACCTTGCTGCATTGgcttacaaaataacaaatgcttcctgaaataaaaaatgttaattatattcAATTCATATGTATTTACTAAATAGGTAAAACGACCATCTATGTTCTCTCCAAACAAAGTGTTTAAGCCCGCTTATGACTGCTGTAGCTTCATCAATTCCCCGAATGTTAGGGGCTTAAATCTAAAATTAGCATTTCCCCTCCTTTATCTATAGGTGTTGTTTTAATGTATACtaataaatgattaaacaaataCACCTTGGGTGATAGATTATAGCTTACCTGCTAGGACCAGAGTGAGGAGCGCAGAAGGTCTCATGGTGACACAATGATGAATTATCTGTTGGATACGCTGGTTTTATGTCAGATGACGACCTTGGCACATACCCGCACACCAGGGTGTTTTTTCTCTGCATGTTAcagatagaattttttttttccttcataatAAATGTGCTGGCCTATTGGGGAAGTGAGAAGAACAGGTTACGAAATGTCTTGGAACCTAATCACTTGTGTTTTCCCAGAATGAGATGCCACAATCTATCAGGCTAGATAGTGAACCCATACATTTTCAGTAAACTAAAATAGATAAGTTAAGGCTTCacgaaaatatgtaaaatataaactaagttataggaggaaaaaaaatcctacatgTCTGCTCCACAGGTGGTCTGAGGTTTTAATGAGATCTCTTTCTTGACACCGACTGGCAGCTGCTGCTTTTCCCTAAAGTATTACTTTGCGTTTTGTAGGTTAAATGAACACTTTGATAAATGAATACttataatgtattttcataTGTATTCATATGAACAGTTTTGTTCCTTTTCCCTTAAATAGTACGAGGTTAGATTTGGAatgttagtgattttttttctttctatttattaATGACTTGTGTGCCATTTTGATCTGTATGATAAACTTTATTGGTCAGAATTGTATCATTAtactttttgttaaataacaGCAGTAATGTGTAATTGCTGCAAACTGCTTCCCAGCAAAGCTGGCAGTGTTTCACTTAAAAATCACACCCTTCCATGGTTCCACAGTCCTGCGTGCCAAAGCATCAAGTCATCCAGTAGCTTCCAATGTGAAAGGCAGATGACGCAGACAAGTACACCGCGCCGAAACGGAATGGAGAGGTGTCCGTCCACGGGCCCATACACCAAGGAAGCATCCAGGTAGCTCTCAAGAGACTGCTCAAGGCTCCAACGTTACCCGCTTCTTGCTCCTCCAATTCCTCAACCGAGCGCATGCAGGGAGCTATGAATATAGGTCCTTCCATGGacctaggggaaaaaaaagtgaagaaatGAAGCTCCTACATGCAGTAGCGCAGGAAAGAAACACTAAGGGAGAGTAGCTGGTTTTATTGATTTCCTTGCCTtcttggaggaggaggagctaAATGTCACTTGTTAGCGCATCACTATCAATATAGGAGCAGGGAAATAACAGAGTACggtgtgttttatgtttatgaTGAAACATATCATATTGTAACAgatgtttatttaattctgttatGTTATTTCTGCATTTGTAGGGGGCGCAGGGGCGTCTGCTGAGGTTGAGGTCGGCAAGGGTGTGGGTAGAAAGGGGTCGTTGGCCGGTGCGGTGCCGGATGCAGCGCGGCAGACAGCGTGTCTCTTGGGTCCATTGGGGGTGCATTTAAAGTCTGACAAGAGGTGGAGGAAATTTCCAAAGACTTTCGGAAATTGGCTGCGGGCTTTTTGTATTTTGGCGAGCATTACCGGGGAAAACGTCTATGTCTTTTGCTATATGTAGAAGATGCTGGGAGTCGTTCAAAGTGGCGAGACCCTGATCCCCCTTCACTCACATTGAGATCCAAAGCGAGTAAAGGAGGGTGATAGTTTCAATGTGGAACCCACATACTCCCAGTAAGGATATTGCTACCTTCCTTGGAAGGTTTTAAACAGAGCCTGAACAGCTCAAAACCTAGTATGGTTTCTGGACAGGTAAATAGTCCATTGTAGCCAGTCTAGCCAGGACCTTGCCTCTCCAGAGGGATAATAACACCTACTACTAACATTCTCGCTGGGTAACTCTCTTGTCAATCTTTTCTATCAGGACCAGCTGCAAAACTGCCGCAAGTGCAGTAAGATTGAACACCAGGAAACAAGATTGCAAAGAGCAAGCCTGCTGGCAAGGTAAAGTGGTGGGACACTAAACCAAGAATCGTCCCCAAAGAATGTCCTGCAACCTCTGCGGGGATGCAGCCCATATGTACAACGAACGAGGACATATACACAGGAACTGGCAAGACCACCAACCATGCGAGTGAAAAGTGTGACTGTCACAAAGCCAAGAAGGGTAAGTCAGCAGCACTACACCCTCCTACCAAGGCTACACCGGCTCGCGGGGAAGTCAAGGCCCCTCTTTGCTGTCTCTATTTCTTTACCTCTCTCCCTCAACCCCCaaatagatcacaggtcacgCACCCCAAAGGCTAGCCATAGcatccagattgcatccacaagaCTCACCCAACACCTCACCCGGCACCTAGATTGCATCCACTTAACTACTGATCTCTTCCCTTTATTTCCCCTCTTTTTATGTTGTTTCCCCATatgtttctctttatctctcaatTTTCTTACTTTctatcccctttctcactatttacccctTTTCATAATCACATTGATGGAGTCCTGCGACTTTTGTCTCACTGTTGGCACCACAAAggagcagtgagacagaggccttgctcTCCCACCATCTCAGTCAAGGCTGAGGTAGTTAGCGGCAGGGAGCGGACGACACGGGCGCTTGCtacccctctctcttctctgctcCCTGATGTCTGGGTGCATCCCTGAACTCGCCTCGGTGCAGTCCTGCGCTTCCCCACTGTAGCTTAGTGGTGGGAGTAACCCAAGGTGAAGCTTCACAGCTTAACTCAGGTGAAGGGTAGGCAGCAGGCCAGTGAAAGGAAAATTAATTTCAGAAAGTTACAGCACAAATTTTAGTCCTTCGGGTTGAAGGTGGATTATGAGCTGGAGGAGATTAAAATTAGACATTTTGATGAGGAATCCAGGCTAATTCTCCTCCACGCTAAAGTGGAGAATCTTGAAAATGCAACTCTTTCTTCTTAAGGAAACTCCACTCCAACGTCGCTGACCAAGCTGCGAGATGTTGTAGTAGGAGGGGAAGAAGAGGCCGTAAAGGTAGTCTTCCTAATACTACCAGGACCTCTACTTCCCCTAAGACAAAAGACCCATCAATTACAGACGGATTCTTGGCAGGCGTCGTCAACGCCACCAAGTTAACCCAAATGCCTCCATTATGCTGGAGCTGCATTCTGCCACTAAATCCTTCAGGAAGAGTTGTACACCAGGCAGTGATGGCTTCCCCATAGAGTTATATATTCTGTGTGACCTCATTGGCCCAGACCTACTTGAGATGTATGAGGAGATGGTGGCAGAAGGCAAGATGCCTCCTACGCTGAGAGAAGGGTATGATCACCATCTTGTACAAACAGAAAGGTGAGAGATGTGACTTAAAGAACTGGTGTTCAATCTCCCTCCTTAATGTGGACTGCAATATTCAAGCTATGGAATTAGCAAGTAGGTTGCAATCAGTCATCAGACAAATTGTCCTCCCCGACCAGACCCATGGCATTCCTGGTAGCAGAATAGCAGATAGCCTAGCCCTTATCAGAGACATGATCTATTACATCAAGGACTGCCAGGATTGAGCTGCTCTGGTCAGTCTTGACAAAGAAGAAAGATTTTGATTGTTTATGGTTAGCGTCTTCCATATGTTTGGCTTAGGAGAGATGTTCTGCTCTTATGTTGGTCTAACGGCTGGAAAACTAACCCTTGTTCATCcccttctttttgtctgttgaaTAGATTTCTTTACGGACTGCATCAGACGGAACCCTGAGATAAGAGGTATCACCACGTCAAGAGGAAGAAACAGGACTTTGGCACGGCTTCAGGCGCAAAGGTCAACGGCAGGAAGTCAGAGACCGTGCTCTGCGGATATTAGGACCTGTCTTCCAGCCCGCTTCTTTTTGCCACTGCTACAGACTTAATTCCCGCGCTGCAGAACGTGGCTCAGGCATGGCTCCCCTTGGCCACAGTCAGCCAAGCTATCGCCAGGACGGTTCTCGCTTTCATCTAGTGGCTCTAAAACAGGCACAGTAAAGTGCACAGAGACTACTCCATCATTGACATCTTGAGGAGGAAGATTAATTTGGGTCCTAACATATCTGACCCCCTCAGCCCTGGGACTTTTGCCATATGCCTTTCCATATGTAAGGCCACTATTTCTGTGCCCTTGGAACCGTTTAATGCCTCTTACTGTAATTACTGTTCCTTCTCTGAATGCTGTATGCAGGTGTCCTGTTttttgttacagacagaacaCAAATGCTGTCATGCTGTATGTACTTTTGTGTTTTGCGCTACATTGTGACTGGTGTGTAATGTATGTTTGGTACTTGAATAAACTTGATTCATTGTTTCTGTATCTTACAGTATTGATTGTCCAGCGACTTAATGCACTAACCAGGatgctgttttaatgttttctacaaACCCACAACTCTTGAAATTAAGAAAGCAATCATTCAAAAGCAGCTGCCTCGCTCTCAGGCCGGGTGATAAGATAATTCAGGAGCCAAATGAAACACTGACCACAACTACTCCCCCTGCTTGACAGGGATATAACTTGTCTGAATACACAGTCCATGTTATGCGTTATACAGGTTCTCATCTACCTCATTTACATCAGTTATATTTCTTAAACTGGATTTctaatacaatgtgtgtgaccATATAATAAGTGCTAAAGTATCCCGACTTACTTTAGAATACGTATAGAAAGTGTGTCAATTTATAATTTGTAGCCTTCAGTTCTATACTAAAGTGATTTCATGTAAAGATAGGTCTCAGCAAGTATAGGTAATTATAGCATTAAATCAGTGCTTATCGTGGGTAACAGAAACATACATTGTCTTTACATTTACCATAAAACACAATGCTTTAGAGAGGCTACTGAACAAGTTGATATTTTACTCACTTGTATGCAGGATCCAGGCTAGGAAACACAGGAGGAAAGTGCCCATTTCCGAGGGAACATTCGACGAGGCGCAGCGTCCGATCGCCAATATTCCTGTGTAAAATCCCAAGGATTAAGTACACAACCATTGAAATCCTGACAAACCTATATACGGAGGTGCTTACTGGAGCACGTGCAGCTATTTTGGTAAAGCCAACAAGCAGGGAAGGGTCTGTTTGTATATGTAAAGTAAATAGGTACATATGAGTGtttgtgagtcaggagcagcCACGCATCATATATGAGTGGGGAGCAAGTGTGTCTAGAAATCCAGTGGCACCTACCGTGCAGATGGTTCCCGGTTTGATCCCTGGCTGTGGAATGCTGTAAAGTGTTATTCACATTCATTCTCTCTGATAATCCTTGTGtcctatattatatttttagcgCAATTTCAGATAAGATGATTATAGTGCAATGAATTTATTCGTGGTTGAATAATAAATTCATTGCACTATAATCATCTTATCTGAAGTACAACAGTCTGTACCCCAAAATAAGAgccggggaggggggggagcaGCTTTCCGTAGTCCTCTTATACTCACAAGCACTCGTTCtaaaacttatatatatttacataagtcAAGCTGGGGGAACAAACCAGTAACCTTCTGCATTGGAGGATATACACTAACCTTTGCGCCACCAGGTAGTCGGAAATTTCTCCACCCCACAGATATATTACGCTCGCCTACCGCCCCTACGCACATCTACTCAGGAACAAGCAGGCTTTATACGCCAAATGGGGAGACAAAGCACCTAACAGTGTTGTGGCGTTGTGGTTAGGTGGGATGCCTACAAAGGACAAGGTTTCTGGTTCCATACCTAAGGGTACTTGTACAGCGTGGTTGTGTAAATACGAACACAGACACTCTAACCTATACACAGCTCATGAAAGTGTTTTGTCTTATATTTTTAgagcaaatatttttacatagcGGCATAAAAGTCAGGTTACTTATCGACATGATTCCTGACTTACACGGCCACTcaaacacatccacacacaccaacaccgcaatgtttatttgagctatcccTGAACCGTAAGGAgggaggaaaaagagaggtgcagcttagtgaatgaggggacaaagggactctggggatgattatgggTGAGAGGACCTCCCAAAGACTGCAttaactcacacacacacacacacacacaccccattcCTATAATGTTTTTAAGGCTCTAATTTTCTTTGCTAAGAGGTTGGTTCATGGTCATAAATCTCTACTGTGCAATACATGTGGATACCCAAAAGGGATGACGGGGAAACCTTCAGCCCCCAGGATCCTTATTCCTAACTCcgcaatgtaaaacaataaagatttcAAGTGTCCTTTAGTCTCTTAGTATCAACAAAACACTGTACGCGCGTATAGGGCGATAAAGTGATTATTATTCATTACTGATAtatgtagcaccatcatattctgtagcgctgtacaattggcAGGTGTATCACCTAACAAGGTACTCTCTGTTTAATAAAGAGAGGTCTGGAAGGAGAACTGCATTTCACTGTTTATTAGGAAGGGTCCAATCCCGGGGGTTTCCTCCAACAAGAAAGGTtgagccctgtataatgtataactcaATAGGCGAGGAGAGTTTGGAGAAATCtcagatttaactatacattatacagacagGATCTTCCTGCAGCAAAAGGTCACCAGGGATGAGCATTTATAGTGTATTAAAATCTATTACAGAGCCACCCAGCTttgaatatgaatatatattgccCTCAGCACAGAAATCCTAAAGGCAGCTCTGTGCCGCCATATACCTGCAGCCTACAGCATCAAACAACAGATAAGTAGCTTAGCAGAACATATTTTGTGTACATGCTTGTGTTCATGCGTGTGTTCATTCTTGTGAACATGGACCAGGCTATACAGTTAACATATAGCACCACCTTGTGGACACAATATAAAACGACCTTTTAAGGCAAACCTGCAGGTGTTAATTGAATTCATTTGAAtttgggggtggagttgggggtagattatataagtggctggTTTCCTGGGCTCAGTTTATTTGGCTGCATGTCTGTGTGCTGCTGGGCTTTAGCTGTCTGTTTTGCTTTCTGGcttttctgttttgctttctggcttttctgttttgctttctggcttttctgttttgttttctggcttttctgttttgctttctggcttttctgttttgttttctggCTTTGCTTCTCCCCCACCCCTGCTGTCTTTTGACCGCCCCTGCAGGTTGGTGGGTTGACCGGGACATGGAGGAGCTGCTCGCTGGCGTGCGGAAGGCTGCGTTGGAGCATTGAAGGCTGCACTGGAGCCGGTTCGAGGGTCTGGATGGACGGTGAGGAGGACTCGTCCGCCATGTCAGTTGAGTCCTGGAGAGGAGGAGAGGCCCGGCGAGGATCGTGGTGCGGCCTCCGGACCCGGACCAGGCCGGAGCACCGGTCTTTCCCAGGGAGGCGGCCAGGAGGAGACGGCGGCGGACGGCAGGCGACGATGGCACGTTCCCGAGCTGGTGGAGACCCCGGCCGGAGCCTGGACAGGGAGCCAGCTCACTTCCCAGAGGATCCAGCGTCCGGAGCTGCAGGAGAAGGCGCAGTCGTGCTAGGCCTCCGGGGCCTAGCGGAGGCCCGGATCAGGTGTCGCCTGGAGCAGAGTCCCTGGATCTGGAGACAGGGAGGAAGAGGAGCCGgatggatggccgggtgcatcCTGCATCGCGGTCTGCATGTATCTCGGGACAGGGCTACGGGGGTGCAGGCTTGGGGGGTTGTTTCGTTGAGGCGGCGGGAGAGGTCATCGGGTTTGCGGTCTTTGGCAGCACATTCCTGGTGTCTTTTTGTTTCCAGGAGTCAGCGGGATGCTGAGGATCGACGGCAGCCGGCCTTAAAGCCTATGAGCGCGACTTCGGTGGCAGCCACTCCACAGGTTCCCTCAACGTCAGCGCAGGATTCTACGGCTCAGCGGTTCGGTGCAGCCGGGGGATCGGTCGGTGAGTGTCTATTGCAGTTGATTAGTGCATTGCCCAGGGCGCCAGTGGGTCGGTTCAGGGTTTGTTGCAGGGGCTTCGGGTTTTGGTGGAGGCGTGTGGGCACGGGGCCAGTTCATGGGTTAGGGGTGTGTGGGAGCCAGGGGCTCCGGTGGCAGCTGGTGCTGGGGAGCGTTTGGCGGGTGAGGTACCCCCATTGGCAGGGCCAGATGTAGGGGGCGCTTGGTGTCTGCTGAGGTTGAGGTCGGCAAGGGTGTGGGTAGAAAGGGGTCGTTGGCCGGTGCGGTGCCGGATGCAGCGCGGCAGACGGCGTGTCTCTTGGGTCCATTGGGGTTGCATTTAAAGTCTGACAAGAGGTGGAGGAAATTTCCAAAGACTTTCGGAAATTGGCTGCGGGCTTTTTGTATTTTGGTGCGCAT
The nucleotide sequence above comes from Spea bombifrons isolate aSpeBom1 chromosome 10, aSpeBom1.2.pri, whole genome shotgun sequence. Encoded proteins:
- the LOC128467324 gene encoding phospholipase A2, minor isoenzyme-like is translated as MRPSALLTLVLAASVVSGHPQGRNLLQFRSMIKCTIPNSKPLDHYNDYGCYCGLGGSGTPVDDLDICCQIHDNCYSEYKTAANCNAIFDNPYMEFYSYTCADNKVTCNSDNNPCEMHICECDRKAALCFSQATYNEEHKNLDKTKHCQ